In Ferroplasma sp., a single window of DNA contains:
- the alaS gene encoding alanine--tRNA ligase, giving the protein MAQGEFDLDFFRDNKFIRKQCSVCSSYFWTSDPGKTTCGDPACESYSFIGNSPVKRRYTLDEMRDEFLNFFREGSMKHKILDFYPVVPRWREDVLLVNASIYDFQPQVTSGMVPPPGNPIAMSQPSIRMLDLDLVGKTGRHLTSFEMLCHDAFNYEDKYVYWKNETVEYSYRFLTDRLGIDGKIITYKEKPWFGGGNAGNAVEVFVRGLEVATLVFMDLKEDPEGDIDIEGTKYSPMPLKIVDTGYGLERLVWLSAGTPTVYESIFQETISHIMGNSSVSGIDDKIIQKISELSAEIDPYRESDLLKQLRPYMEENNLQMGEEFLQRLKKLRALYSLADHTKTLLLMFSDYVIPSNVKVGYLARTLIRRSLKFIEDTGFKKDFMDLMDFQYGVFSKIIKNYDRGFISDIISIEKEKYEEITRSAEIKVRKYIKSGELRLEDAITLYESEGINEELIKESYRKITGNDMELPDNFQEIVIAGHEKKNVKKKKHEQYPPVHTRPLYYDNTEISEFTAIALYSGDKRIIPNQTAFYPEGGGQPCDLGYFIANGKRVNVTDVQKYGNSIVHFLDGDIPQNSRIKGVIDYARRRQLMIHHSATHLLLGIMRKYFGEHIWQSGVKKDVDESRIDVTHYRKITLEDIRNIEDMCLEAIEQNRKITVANVSWNPAIEKYGFRLFEGGVPVSSKIRVVTIDGIDSEGCGGTHLKNTGEIGFIKIMKTETIQEGIQRITFAAGPAALRYVQILHDTVVREQEYMKVDLKDVYSHSMEIFHENLENIKLIDKYRKEKIEGIINNPAMEGNISLYITDLDRDELNLLIQGIFRKNSQSIVINRGNEITGIGIEPVVNRLSSSMLEHGIHIREKTRNKKLFSAISDSGISEKLIKEILVDAII; this is encoded by the coding sequence ATGGCACAGGGAGAATTTGATCTGGATTTTTTCAGGGATAATAAATTTATCAGGAAGCAATGTTCAGTATGTTCATCCTACTTCTGGACTTCGGATCCGGGTAAAACTACATGTGGGGACCCCGCATGTGAAAGTTACTCATTTATAGGGAACTCTCCTGTAAAACGGCGATACACGCTGGACGAAATGCGTGATGAATTCCTCAACTTTTTCAGGGAAGGCAGCATGAAGCATAAAATCCTTGATTTTTACCCGGTTGTTCCGAGATGGCGCGAGGATGTGCTGCTTGTAAACGCCTCAATTTATGACTTCCAGCCCCAGGTTACATCAGGCATGGTACCACCTCCTGGCAATCCCATTGCAATGTCACAGCCCAGTATAAGAATGCTTGACCTGGATCTTGTTGGGAAAACCGGAAGGCATCTCACCTCATTCGAGATGCTATGCCATGATGCATTCAATTATGAAGATAAATATGTTTACTGGAAAAACGAAACTGTTGAGTATTCATACAGATTTTTGACTGACAGGCTTGGTATAGATGGTAAAATAATAACATACAAGGAAAAGCCATGGTTCGGTGGTGGCAATGCGGGCAATGCAGTTGAGGTTTTCGTTAGGGGACTTGAGGTTGCCACACTGGTTTTCATGGATCTGAAAGAAGATCCGGAGGGCGATATAGACATAGAAGGAACCAAATATTCTCCCATGCCATTGAAGATCGTTGATACCGGGTACGGTCTTGAAAGACTGGTATGGCTCTCCGCCGGAACTCCCACAGTATATGAATCAATATTCCAGGAAACCATCAGCCACATAATGGGGAATTCCTCCGTCAGTGGCATTGATGATAAGATAATTCAAAAAATATCTGAGCTATCTGCCGAAATAGATCCATACAGGGAATCCGATCTTCTGAAACAGTTAAGGCCCTATATGGAAGAGAATAATCTGCAAATGGGGGAAGAATTTCTCCAGAGGCTGAAAAAACTCAGGGCCCTGTATTCCCTCGCAGATCACACGAAAACTCTGCTCCTGATGTTTTCAGATTATGTTATACCATCTAATGTGAAGGTAGGCTATCTGGCGCGGACACTAATAAGGAGATCCCTGAAATTTATTGAGGACACAGGGTTCAAAAAGGATTTCATGGACCTAATGGATTTTCAGTACGGCGTATTTTCAAAAATAATTAAAAATTATGACAGGGGGTTCATATCTGATATCATATCCATAGAAAAAGAAAAATATGAAGAGATAACAAGAAGTGCAGAAATAAAGGTAAGAAAATACATAAAATCAGGAGAATTGAGGCTGGAAGATGCGATCACCCTGTATGAATCTGAGGGCATAAATGAGGAACTCATAAAAGAGAGCTACAGAAAAATTACTGGAAATGACATGGAACTGCCCGATAATTTTCAGGAAATAGTTATTGCAGGGCATGAAAAGAAAAATGTGAAGAAGAAAAAGCATGAACAGTACCCTCCTGTCCATACCAGACCCCTTTATTATGACAACACGGAAATTTCTGAGTTCACTGCCATTGCACTGTATTCAGGCGATAAAAGAATAATACCTAACCAGACTGCATTTTACCCGGAAGGAGGGGGCCAGCCATGTGACCTAGGCTACTTTATTGCAAACGGGAAAAGGGTAAATGTCACGGATGTTCAGAAATACGGCAACTCCATAGTGCATTTTCTCGATGGTGATATACCTCAAAATTCCAGGATAAAGGGCGTAATTGACTATGCCAGAAGAAGGCAGTTAATGATACACCACTCTGCAACCCATCTGCTTCTCGGGATAATGAGAAAGTATTTCGGTGAGCATATATGGCAGAGCGGTGTCAAAAAAGATGTTGATGAATCCAGAATAGATGTAACCCACTACAGAAAAATCACACTGGAGGATATCAGGAATATAGAAGATATGTGCCTGGAGGCCATAGAACAGAACAGGAAAATAACCGTTGCTAACGTAAGCTGGAATCCTGCTATAGAGAAATATGGCTTCAGGCTCTTCGAGGGCGGTGTGCCTGTCTCTTCAAAAATAAGGGTTGTAACGATTGATGGCATAGATTCGGAGGGCTGCGGTGGTACACATCTGAAAAACACAGGTGAGATAGGATTCATTAAAATTATGAAAACCGAGACAATACAGGAAGGGATACAGAGGATTACATTCGCCGCCGGGCCCGCTGCATTGAGATACGTACAGATTCTCCATGATACAGTGGTGAGAGAGCAGGAATATATGAAGGTAGATTTAAAGGACGTTTACAGCCATTCAATGGAAATTTTTCATGAAAATCTTGAGAATATTAAATTGATAGATAAATACAGAAAGGAAAAGATAGAGGGCATTATAAATAATCCTGCTATGGAAGGAAATATAAGCCTGTACATCACCGATCTGGACAGGGATGAACTTAACCTACTGATACAGGGAATTTTCAGGAAAAATTCACAATCCATTGTAATAAACCGTGGAAATGAAATAACAGGAATAGGGATTGAGCCTGTTGTTAACAGGCTGTCATCGTCCATGCTGGAGCACGGTATACATATCAGGGAAAAGACCAGAAATAAAAAACTATTCAGTGCAATCTCAGATAGTGGAATAAGTGAAAAGTTAATAAAGGAGATTTTAGTAGATGCTATAATATGA
- a CDS encoding isocitrate/isopropylmalate family dehydrogenase, giving the protein MAHLMYVKFTDAGMVVPDMLTVGYIEGDGIGPEITGAMIDVINSAIELAYGGSKSIEWRKILIGNDAYEKFGIYIPDESINEIQKTSIVMKSTLNLMPDNRDINTILRKRLGLYANLRMVKYIPGMEILVKSFDRINITVIRNSFASNHVFYHSSESTDDLIKFISENYDLTITPDSGIYMFSQSKFRTLKVVKQAVNYYKKYGHKKITVVDDRENPEFGQWCYDELQRHDGIEFEMIKTREFMKKLVAEPESLDILLMDTVLSRFVLDFLTGAVNIEYGASLGDECSLFEAVQSSSPLEAGYDAADPLSFILSGCSMLRHIGWIEPADIIERAITAAFLDNKIPRDLTGRQDVTPVKCSEFSSEIIKRMEKQR; this is encoded by the coding sequence ATGGCACATTTAATGTATGTAAAATTTACAGATGCTGGAATGGTTGTCCCAGACATGCTCACGGTTGGATACATAGAGGGAGATGGCATAGGGCCTGAAATCACCGGTGCCATGATAGATGTAATCAATAGTGCCATTGAGCTAGCATATGGTGGCAGCAAATCCATAGAATGGCGGAAAATCCTCATAGGAAACGATGCGTATGAAAAATTTGGGATATACATACCTGATGAATCAATAAATGAAATCCAGAAGACATCCATAGTTATGAAATCCACATTGAACCTTATGCCGGATAACAGGGATATAAACACCATACTGAGGAAGCGGTTAGGGCTTTATGCCAATTTAAGGATGGTTAAGTATATTCCTGGCATGGAGATTCTGGTAAAATCCTTCGACAGGATCAATATTACTGTGATACGGAACTCCTTTGCAAGTAATCATGTTTTCTACCATTCATCAGAAAGCACGGACGACCTGATAAAATTTATTTCTGAAAATTATGATTTAACCATCACACCAGATTCAGGCATATACATGTTCAGCCAGAGCAAATTCAGGACCCTGAAGGTTGTAAAGCAGGCAGTAAATTACTATAAAAAATACGGCCACAAAAAAATAACAGTTGTGGATGATAGGGAAAATCCAGAATTTGGACAGTGGTGTTACGATGAACTGCAGAGGCATGATGGTATTGAGTTCGAAATGATCAAAACAAGGGAGTTTATGAAGAAACTTGTTGCAGAACCTGAAAGCCTGGACATTTTGCTGATGGATACTGTGCTCAGCAGATTTGTGCTTGATTTCCTTACCGGTGCTGTTAATATTGAGTACGGTGCGAGCCTTGGAGATGAGTGTTCCCTATTCGAGGCGGTGCAATCATCCTCTCCACTTGAGGCAGGATATGATGCCGCTGATCCACTCTCATTTATACTTTCAGGCTGTTCCATGCTCAGGCATATAGGATGGATTGAACCTGCCGATATAATAGAGAGGGCTATTACTGCTGCATTCCTTGACAATAAAATCCCGCGGGACCTTACAGGGAGGCAGGATGTAACACCTGTGAAATGCTCTGAATTCTCTTCAGAGATAATAAAGAGAATGGAAAAGCAGAGATAA
- a CDS encoding aspartate ammonia-lyase: MRTETDVIGNVQIDDSIYYGINTLRAKNNFNISGIKSRDRDHIKAMAIVKKGAAYANFTGGKLSKELYESISKACDRLISGEFDEQFVVDVFQAGAGTSFNMNTNEILANLVLESLNHKKGEYKYVHPNDVINMSQSTNDIYPTMMRVSIMLKSTKLIKNTEALIKSLKSKYKEFANIYKTGRTHLQDAVRVTLGDEFNAWAFAVERDLKEFESALDYILELNIGGTAVGNGANTPENYKENAVKKISEETGFNFRPGENLMGIMQFMTDFSRVMNSMSNMALDLSKISDDLRLLYSGPGAGLHEIVLPAVQQGSSIMPGKINPSIAEAMNMICHSITGSQQAVNLSVKAGQLELNVMMPHIDYEISKSLERLANGIKMLDEEAIQGIIPDRNKIKENIERSFGSAALLNPYLGYDTMAKIVEESLETGKSIKELVLKTGKIDEKKYNEIFNFLN, encoded by the coding sequence ATGAGAACGGAGACAGATGTAATCGGCAATGTCCAGATTGATGACAGCATATATTACGGGATAAATACCCTCAGGGCTAAAAACAATTTTAACATATCCGGAATAAAATCCAGGGATCGTGATCACATAAAGGCTATGGCCATAGTAAAAAAGGGTGCTGCCTATGCCAATTTTACTGGCGGGAAATTGAGCAAGGAACTGTATGAAAGCATAAGCAAAGCCTGTGACAGGTTAATCTCCGGTGAATTTGATGAACAGTTTGTTGTGGATGTTTTCCAGGCCGGTGCCGGGACGTCTTTCAATATGAACACAAACGAGATACTGGCAAATCTTGTACTGGAATCACTCAATCATAAAAAGGGGGAATATAAATACGTACACCCTAACGACGTAATTAACATGAGCCAGTCCACCAATGACATTTATCCAACAATGATGCGTGTAAGCATTATGCTGAAATCCACTAAATTAATTAAAAACACTGAGGCACTGATAAAATCGCTTAAATCCAAATACAAGGAATTTGCAAACATTTATAAGACGGGCAGAACCCATCTGCAGGATGCTGTAAGGGTAACCCTGGGTGATGAGTTCAATGCATGGGCCTTTGCCGTGGAACGCGATTTAAAGGAATTTGAATCGGCACTTGATTACATACTGGAGCTGAACATCGGCGGGACCGCAGTTGGAAACGGGGCGAACACACCGGAAAATTATAAGGAAAACGCTGTAAAGAAAATATCAGAAGAAACAGGGTTCAATTTCCGCCCCGGTGAAAATCTCATGGGCATTATGCAGTTCATGACCGATTTTTCCAGGGTAATGAATTCCATGTCCAACATGGCACTGGATCTCAGCAAGATCTCTGATGATCTCCGGCTATTATATTCAGGGCCAGGTGCAGGCCTTCATGAAATCGTTCTGCCGGCAGTACAGCAGGGCTCCTCAATTATGCCCGGTAAAATAAACCCATCAATAGCCGAGGCAATGAACATGATATGCCATTCTATCACTGGATCACAGCAGGCTGTCAATCTTTCAGTGAAAGCAGGCCAGCTGGAGCTCAACGTTATGATGCCACACATAGATTATGAGATTTCAAAGTCCCTTGAAAGGCTTGCAAACGGAATCAAAATGCTGGATGAGGAGGCTATACAGGGAATAATCCCTGACCGCAATAAAATAAAGGAAAACATTGAAAGAAGCTTCGGATCTGCGGCGCTGCTGAACCCCTATCTAGGCTACGATACCATGGCAAAAATAGTTGAGGAATCCCTGGAAACAGGAAAGAGTATAAAGGAGCTTGTGCTCAAAACAGGGAAGATAGATGAGAAGAAGTATAATGAAATATTCAATTTCCTCAATTAA
- a CDS encoding Lrp/AsnC family transcriptional regulator, with product MTEENNSRKSEDNKNYECDLSVRWGHIDPSILPFDDLDKEIMCFLRYNARMSNAEIAKMLNTSEATVRRRINELVRRKIITGFSALVDLHAIENSIKVCIRIDTEGDKLDSIAESLAANPNILSLYRRRGQNQLLLQGLFLNLETIQEFEDSLARKDGIVKYDTMVVSKAFKKDPWVGI from the coding sequence ATGACGGAAGAGAATAATTCAAGGAAGTCAGAGGATAATAAAAATTATGAATGTGACCTATCTGTTAGATGGGGGCATATAGACCCCTCAATTTTGCCATTTGATGATCTTGATAAGGAAATTATGTGTTTTCTTAGATATAATGCCAGAATGTCTAATGCCGAAATAGCAAAGATGCTTAACACAAGCGAGGCAACCGTAAGGAGGAGAATCAATGAACTTGTAAGAAGAAAAATTATAACGGGATTCTCAGCACTTGTGGATTTGCATGCTATAGAAAATAGCATAAAGGTATGCATAAGGATAGATACCGAGGGAGATAAACTGGATTCAATTGCAGAATCACTTGCCGCCAACCCGAATATACTTTCTCTGTACAGAAGGAGGGGGCAGAACCAGCTGCTACTCCAGGGGCTTTTCCTGAATCTCGAAACAATCCAGGAGTTTGAGGATAGCCTTGCAAGGAAGGATGGCATTGTAAAATATGACACAATGGTTGTTTCCAAGGCCTTCAAGAAAGACCCATGGGTCGGAATATAA
- a CDS encoding tRNA (N(6)-L-threonylcarbamoyladenosine(37)-C(2))-methylthiotransferase, whose product MKIYFESYGCTLQKSESSLYLNKLLQDKNNQVVNNPEDADLSLIGTCVVIKHTEDRMVKRISSLSRKSGKVEVLGCLATVNGNTIESENVRVIKPREFRSFYEGALDDIEISSDIYDGIPINQGCTGSCNFCISHIARGKLLSRPVDKIVKQVNMELDRNIREIRISSLDTAAYGKDIGTDLADLVNSITSINRDFLLRVGMLEPRNTYDILDKLVQAYASPKVFKFLHIPVQSAENSVLEAMNREYTIEEAEAVWKKFVNVYPDMSVATDIILGYYNDSREGFEKTLKFLENYGPDIINVTRFSPRPYTKDYSKTPLNSNLLKEWSQEIIDLHRTQMEKKLDRFLGREERVMVTEEGKNGTMVARDSNYRPVVLKGDYKKYTDVNCKIVGHGNNYLIGE is encoded by the coding sequence GTGAAAATCTATTTCGAATCATATGGATGTACATTGCAAAAATCCGAATCATCCCTTTATCTCAATAAATTGCTTCAGGATAAAAATAATCAGGTGGTTAATAATCCTGAGGATGCTGATTTGAGCCTTATAGGGACATGCGTTGTAATAAAGCATACAGAGGACAGGATGGTAAAGCGTATTTCATCCCTGTCAAGAAAATCTGGGAAGGTTGAGGTACTGGGCTGCCTGGCCACAGTTAATGGCAATACCATAGAATCTGAAAACGTAAGGGTCATCAAGCCACGTGAGTTCAGAAGCTTTTATGAGGGTGCCCTTGATGACATAGAAATCAGTTCCGACATATATGATGGGATACCCATAAACCAGGGATGTACTGGAAGCTGCAATTTCTGCATTTCCCATATAGCAAGGGGAAAACTTCTCTCACGGCCAGTGGATAAGATAGTCAAGCAGGTAAACATGGAGCTTGATAGAAATATACGGGAAATAAGAATTTCTTCCCTTGATACTGCAGCCTACGGAAAGGATATAGGCACAGATCTGGCTGACCTGGTGAACAGCATAACCTCCATAAATCGTGATTTCCTCCTCAGGGTTGGAATGCTCGAACCCAGAAATACCTATGACATACTTGATAAACTTGTTCAGGCATATGCATCCCCGAAGGTATTCAAATTTCTTCATATTCCTGTGCAGAGCGCAGAAAATTCTGTACTTGAGGCAATGAACCGTGAATATACCATAGAGGAGGCGGAAGCCGTGTGGAAAAAATTCGTAAATGTATATCCAGATATGTCAGTGGCCACGGATATAATACTGGGATATTACAATGATTCCAGGGAAGGTTTCGAAAAAACCCTTAAATTCCTTGAGAATTACGGCCCTGATATTATAAACGTTACCAGGTTCTCCCCCAGGCCCTACACTAAAGATTACAGTAAAACCCCATTGAATTCAAACCTTCTCAAGGAATGGTCCCAGGAAATCATAGATCTGCACCGTACACAGATGGAGAAAAAACTTGATCGTTTTCTCGGCAGGGAGGAAAGGGTTATGGTTACTGAGGAGGGTAAGAATGGAACCATGGTTGCCAGGGATTCTAATTACAGGCCAGTTGTACTGAAGGGAGACTATAAAAAATACACGGACGTTAACTGTAAAATTGTGGGGCATGGAAATAATTATCTTATCGGGGAATAG
- the dph2 gene encoding diphthamide biosynthesis enzyme Dph2, with translation MDVEEAIEELKNRKAEKILLQIPDGLKPESFNIFNKFSEQFKVIISSQSFYGACDIGNMEVYRDVDCIVQFGHSEIPNIKYTKPVIFIEYYYKTVELEDDVFSILAKDGVSNIGLLSSVQYYKEMQYVREKLEKLGYNVIIGSVDGRLKYPGQVLGCNFSSAHSISNRVDAYLLVSTGLFHGIGAQLSTDRPVYILDLNQKSIRNIKPEIERFLRKRYARIEPALDAKKFAIIIDTKIGQYRKKLAYSIYGKVKEMGRDAIIVTADNINPVDIENLMCDAAVFTGCPRVSIDDGEKFRIPILTPIEFEQIFGFKSNDRYIMDEIVGVDSYSPIR, from the coding sequence ATGGATGTAGAAGAGGCTATAGAAGAGTTAAAGAATCGTAAGGCAGAGAAAATACTGCTTCAGATTCCGGACGGATTGAAACCGGAATCATTCAATATATTTAATAAATTTTCAGAACAGTTCAAGGTTATTATTAGCTCGCAGTCGTTTTACGGTGCATGTGATATAGGGAACATGGAGGTTTACAGGGATGTTGACTGCATCGTCCAGTTCGGGCATTCTGAGATCCCCAATATAAAATATACAAAACCTGTTATTTTTATAGAATACTATTATAAGACTGTGGAACTTGAAGATGATGTTTTTTCAATACTGGCGAAAGATGGGGTTTCAAATATAGGCCTTCTTTCATCCGTACAGTATTATAAGGAAATGCAGTATGTCAGGGAAAAACTTGAGAAACTTGGATACAATGTAATCATAGGCAGCGTTGATGGAAGGCTGAAATATCCCGGGCAGGTTCTGGGCTGCAATTTCAGTTCGGCACATTCCATATCGAACAGGGTCGATGCATACCTACTTGTGAGCACTGGCCTCTTCCATGGAATAGGTGCCCAGTTATCCACAGACAGGCCAGTTTACATACTGGACCTTAACCAGAAGTCCATAAGGAACATAAAACCAGAAATTGAAAGATTTCTCAGAAAGAGATATGCCAGGATAGAGCCAGCACTGGATGCAAAAAAATTCGCCATAATTATAGACACAAAAATCGGTCAGTACAGGAAGAAACTTGCGTACAGCATTTACGGGAAGGTAAAGGAAATGGGGAGGGATGCCATAATAGTAACGGCAGACAATATAAATCCAGTGGATATAGAAAATCTTATGTGTGATGCCGCTGTATTTACAGGCTGCCCGAGAGTTTCCATTGATGATGGTGAAAAATTCAGGATACCCATACTTACACCTATAGAATTCGAACAGATCTTCGGGTTCAAGAGCAATGACAGGTATATAATGGATGAGATAGTGGGAGTGGATTCCTATTCCCCGATAAGATAA
- a CDS encoding NAD(P)/FAD-dependent oxidoreductase, protein MEDYDLVIIGAGPTGLFATFLAGLRDIKSVTLEALDYTGGQIPELYPEKMVYDVQGIPRINATELRDKMYEQAKLFDGEIKLSSKVTDIIPGDDKFTVEVNGEKAYTCKAVLVCTGIGDFTPRKIGCPGEEEFKGRGVEYTVKDINRFKDQVVAIVGGGDSALDYASELAGTAKKVYVIHHSEKFKAAEKTLDSVMNNKEISLLMNSSVTEVSGKDRVTSISISNAQDKSVQKLNIDSLIVAIGHVGKANTFKSVNIEMSKNGRNILVNDEFQTNIEGIFAVGDVATMPGEPVHPIIAIDGGNAYVAINFIKKYLTPNATIFGGHSSNLNI, encoded by the coding sequence ATGGAGGATTACGATCTTGTTATAATAGGAGCAGGTCCAACCGGACTTTTTGCCACGTTTCTTGCAGGGCTCAGGGATATTAAAAGCGTAACCCTGGAGGCCCTTGACTATACTGGTGGACAGATACCTGAACTTTACCCGGAGAAGATGGTATATGACGTTCAGGGTATACCACGGATAAATGCCACTGAGCTCAGGGATAAGATGTATGAGCAGGCAAAATTATTCGATGGTGAAATCAAGCTAAGCAGCAAGGTAACAGATATAATACCGGGTGATGATAAGTTTACCGTAGAGGTAAATGGGGAAAAGGCATACACATGCAAGGCAGTTCTTGTATGCACAGGCATAGGGGATTTCACACCAAGAAAAATTGGATGCCCTGGAGAGGAAGAATTCAAAGGCCGCGGTGTTGAGTACACAGTCAAGGATATAAACAGGTTCAAGGATCAGGTAGTCGCCATAGTAGGTGGTGGAGATTCCGCCCTGGATTATGCAAGTGAACTTGCAGGCACTGCGAAGAAGGTCTATGTCATTCACCATAGCGAAAAATTCAAGGCAGCTGAAAAAACACTGGACAGCGTGATGAACAATAAGGAGATATCATTGCTTATGAATAGCTCCGTAACAGAAGTATCGGGCAAGGATAGGGTCACCAGCATATCGATTTCAAATGCACAGGATAAGAGCGTACAGAAATTAAACATTGATTCCCTGATAGTTGCAATAGGGCATGTTGGCAAGGCAAATACATTCAAATCTGTAAATATAGAGATGAGCAAAAATGGCAGGAATATACTTGTAAACGATGAATTCCAGACAAATATAGAAGGCATATTTGCAGTTGGGGATGTGGCTACAATGCCAGGGGAGCCCGTACACCCAATCATAGCGATAGATGGTGGGAATGCCTATGTTGCCATCAACTTTATAAAGAAATATCTGACCCCCAATGCAACCATTTTCGGTGGCCACAGCTCAAATCTTAATATTTAA
- a CDS encoding MBL fold metallo-hydrolase has protein sequence MLNFYMLSSGSRGNSTVIWDENDMIIIDCGISLKKFLEKTSMLGIDDLEKSIFISHEHSDHSSGARAISRKLHADVYSRARTLDKMRFEKGYGINGEVAIGNFTVTPVSVNHDAVDPVVYIIRNRGIRISVVSDLGIVSDELLDEMNGSDIMAIEANHDPEMLRTGPYTEMLKRRIRSDHGHLSNEQSAEAIGISAGDNTRIILTHLSEKNNTPDTALETVKAYLSNRNKRYISIETASQDFGSTLYRL, from the coding sequence ATGCTTAACTTTTATATGCTTTCCTCTGGAAGCAGGGGAAATTCCACTGTGATATGGGATGAAAATGACATGATCATAATAGACTGTGGCATTAGCCTGAAAAAATTTCTGGAGAAAACTTCCATGCTGGGCATTGATGACCTTGAAAAGTCCATATTTATTAGCCATGAACATTCAGACCATTCATCTGGTGCCAGGGCCATATCGAGGAAATTGCATGCAGATGTTTACTCACGGGCTAGAACACTGGATAAAATGAGATTTGAAAAGGGTTATGGCATAAACGGCGAGGTAGCCATAGGAAATTTCACAGTTACCCCGGTTTCAGTGAACCATGATGCTGTGGACCCTGTAGTATATATAATACGTAATAGGGGAATACGGATATCAGTGGTTTCCGATCTGGGAATTGTAAGCGATGAACTCCTGGATGAAATGAATGGTTCTGACATCATGGCCATTGAGGCAAACCATGATCCAGAGATGCTGAGAACCGGCCCCTATACGGAAATGCTCAAAAGGAGGATAAGAAGCGATCACGGGCATCTTTCCAATGAACAATCAGCCGAGGCAATAGGTATCTCTGCAGGGGATAATACAAGAATTATACTTACCCACCTGAGTGAAAAAAACAATACGCCTGATACTGCACTGGAAACTGTTAAGGCATATCTCTCCAACAGAAATAAAAGGTATATTTCCATAGAGACCGCATCACAGGATTTTGGCAGTACACTTTACAGGCTATAA
- a CDS encoding transcriptional regulator, whose protein sequence is MSDLSGNAEKIYDSLKAMGAVSEEKLKTADDIMKKASLGKGLVNAGLKELIDKKVVKRVARQKSAGYFIIK, encoded by the coding sequence ATGTCAGACCTATCAGGCAATGCAGAAAAGATATACGATTCCTTAAAGGCAATGGGAGCTGTTTCAGAGGAAAAGCTGAAAACAGCAGATGATATAATGAAAAAAGCATCACTGGGGAAGGGCCTTGTTAATGCAGGGCTAAAGGAACTGATAGATAAAAAGGTTGTAAAAAGGGTGGCAAGGCAGAAAAGTGCAGGGTATTTTATAATAAAGTAG